TGAATTCTGTAATGAAAACAGTTATAGAAAGTAAGAAAAAGAAGAAAAAGAAAAAGAAAGAAGAGGATGAGATACTTTCCTTCTTAGCGCATGAGGGAAGGTGTTTATTGACCGCTTCTCACAGTAATCAGCTCAAAGAACAACTCAAGAAAGAATATAAGCTTGTAGACGAGGTGGATAACTTACTTAATCGAGAAGAATCCGAGGAAATTCAGGATTGTATGCGGTCAATAGGCCAAGGGGATAATCCAGAGCTTCTACAAGCTGATATAGATCGACTAAGATCTGAAGAAGAGGATAAATATTTAGAGGATATAGACATTGATTCAGAAGAAGCCTGCTTTATAAAGTCGCTTCTCAAAAATCGTAACTGTGCCCGAGAATGGGCAGAAGCATCACGGCGAGAGATATCTATTGAAGAAGCTATGCTGAACGAGACATTGAAAAAAAGCGGAGAGATATTTCTTCGAGCTATTCAAGAGAAGAAGGCTTTAGTCTTTAAAGCAGGCAACTGGATTGTGGAGAACGATCTTGGGAAGTACTTTTTTCATCATGAATATGTCTGGTCTCCGGAATTACAAACTCAGCTGGAAGATGATGATCAGTTCAAAAAAGGATATCCAATTCTTGTCGAACTATGTAGAAGATGCCACGGAAAAGGTCTATCCTATACAAATTTGGAACAAACTGTTTCATTAAAAGATTGCCGGGAAATAGCACGGGAAGCAGAGAATGACTTTTTCGAAGAATTACAAACCCAAGGATTCAAACGTTATTTAGAACGGCTAGGGTTTTATTGGATTTTTTCCAACTATGGAAATGAGCGGGGAAGACCTAAAACAAATAAGTTCGTAGAACAAAAGCCGTTGAGCAAGCGTGAAGCAAATCGCCGATCAACTGATCCTGCTAGCAAAAGGGACAGAAGGAAATGAAGCCTTGAGGAAAGAGATGAAATATACTTAGTTTGAACGTCATCTATATGTGACGGCTTCATTATCTGCCGTCATGTTCTCATGACTCCACGATACACACTCCACCATCAGGTAAGGCGACTGGATGGAACACTCTGCGGCAATGACAGGAAGTATTCGACCGGGGACATTCTGTTCTCAGACAGAAGGAAGCGAATCGTTCTGGGAGAATCTATTGCGGAAGGCGGCGAAGGTTCCGTCTTTGCTGCCCATGCAGCATCGGCATCGCCACTCGTTGCCAAACTCTATCATCCGAACCAACGGACACGTTGGCGCGAGCAGAAGCTTCAGCGGATGTGTTCCCGCCCGATACGGTCTCCGTGCGTCGCATGGCCGCGTGAGATTTTGTACGACGAGCTGCGGCGTTTTGTCGGCGTACTGATGCCCCGGGAGGACGGTGTTCCGCTCGGGGCTTTTGCGTTTCATGCAGAGCTGCTGAAGAAGCAGTTCCCTTCATGGAACCGTTACGATCTGACCAGGCTATGTCTGAACTTGTCGGAATCAGTCCATACGCTGCACCGTTACGGTATCGTTCTGGGCGATCTGCATCCCGGTAATGTGATGGTTTCTCCCGATGGCACCGTCTGTTGGGTTGATGCCGACAGTTTCCAGATCGAAGATTATCCCTGTTCGGTTGGCACAGAACGGTTCCGAGCACCGGAGCTTCGCGATAATTACGGAAACTTCCTCCGTACCCGGAGCCACGATACCTACGCCCTGTCCGTCCTGCTATCCATGACATTGACTTTCGGCCTGTCTCCCTTTGCCCGGCAAGGTAGTGGAGAAGACATGCAGGAAGCCGTCAGGAAGGGAGTACTGCCGTATCCGTTTGCTTCGTACAAACCGCCGCCGGGAATTTACCCGCCCGATACGCCCGGACGCTATGTCTGGTCGTATCTCCTCCGCAAGCTCCGCGATGCCCTCGGTCATAACCTCACCTGTGTCCAGCGTCGCGATTTGCGTCCACGCGCCATGCCGGGGTATCTGGCGCGTTGTTTGCAGCAATACCTCAGGGATATGGAGCCGGGAGGCAGAAGGGATCATCCCATGTACCGGGATCTTCTGCATGACCGGCCCTGTCCGCCCCACAGTCTGTTGGCGCAGATGACACCGAACATCTGCACGGACTGCGGTATTCTGTTCCGGGAAGCTCCTGACGACATCGCACGGCGTTTACGGCAATCTCATGCCCGTCCCCTGTGCAGGCTCTGCATCAGACGTCGCAGTGCGTTGAATCAGGCATTCCTGAATACAACCATCAACCATTAATTTGAATAACCATGTCTATATCATCATCGACACAACCAAACAAACAGGAACAGCTCGCCGCCATGCGCGAGTTCAGCAACAACACCAACGCCCGGCTTCCCGTTCTCTTCCTGCTGGATGCCAGCAGCAGTATGAACGGCATTGTCCGGGGCGACAACCAACACATCCTCCGCCAGGAGCATTCTGACGGGATCAACTGGAATATCGTCACGGGAGACAATATCGTCACCCGGATGGACGAACTCAATACCGGGTTCCAGCGGTTCGTCAGCGATATCCTCGCCGATCCTCTGGCGAAGCTGGCCGCCGATGTAGCGGTGATCACATTCGCCCGGACAACGACGACGGTGAAAGAATTCGGTCCGATCCGGGAATCAGACACAGGCCTGAAGATCTCCACGTCACAGGAGAATGAAACGCTCCTGGGCGAAGCTGTCGAGCTGGCTCTGACTGAACTCGATAGGCGCAAACGTACCTACCGGAAACACGGAGTGGAATACTACCAACCGTGGCTCGTCGTGATGACAGACGGAGTACCGACCAGCGCCCGGCACCGGGAGCTGGAGGAACGATTGAAGGAACTGACGGCTGCCCGCAAGCTCAGCGTGTTCGTCTTCGGTATCGGCCGCGCTGATCTGTCGGAGCTTTCCTGCATCAGCCCGGGGCGTCCTCCCATGCAGGTCAATGATCAGAAGTTCCCGGAACTGTTCGCATGGCTGAGCCGTAGCGTCCATATGGTCAGCATGTCCATGCCGGGCGACGGGGTATCGTTGACTCCTCCCCCCGAAGATGTGTGGCAGGTATAGAGTAGGTAAAATCAGAAAGTCTCTCTCATGAGGGGCTTTCTTTTAGTTACGGCAGAATCGTCTGAAAATCAATTGTCGCAAAATTTGCGACAGTTCAAAACTTCCACATTGGGCATAGTTGTAAATCTTGTCCCTTTCTTTTCGTTACGATCTCATCATCTCCCGTATGCTTCTTGTTTCTATGGTTATGATTAACCTAAAATAGCCAGGCTTCTTATTTTAAGTTTAGGTGTTTTCCTAAAATAACGGTTGGAGTTATTTCAAGAAATGTTCCCATGGGAGCGATGCCTTTTGATGAGAGTCGTCAGATGATACGAGCTTTGGGCTTTGCATACATGCCGGTTTTGCTATGCTCCATTGGGCTTGTTGTTCCAGAATGACTGCCATTATTCGGCTTACAACATGGATTGATCGAAAAGAAGACAAGGTATGACCCATCTGCCGACAGAAGATGAAACCCCGGTTCCCGGAGAGTTGTTATTGTATACTTCTCCGGATGGCAACATCCGTCTGGATCTTCGCATCCATGATGAGACCTTGTGGATGACCCAGCAGATGATGGCCGAACTGTTTCAGACAAGTAAACAGAACATCGGACAACATATTGCGAATATCCTGCAAGAAGGTGAGCTTCAAGAGGAGGGAACTGTAAAGAAATTCTTTACAGTTCGATTGGAGGGAGAACGACAGGTGAAACGTTCTGTTATCTTCTACAACCTCGATATGATCATTTCCGTCGGTTACCGGGTGAATAGCATACGGGGCACTCAATTTCGCATATGGGCGACCCAGCGCCTGAAGGAATACATGATCAAGGGGTTTGCCATTGATGACGAACGCTTGAAGAACCCGCCGATTCCCGGAACGACACCACTGCCGGACTACTTTGATGAATTGCTCGAGCGTATTCGGGACATTCGTGCCAGCGAACGGCGCATGTACCTGCGCATCAAGGACGTTTTTGCCATGGCGGCTGACTATATGCCGTACGGAAAGGAAACGACGGAGTTTTTCAGCTCGATTCAGAACAAACTGCACTATGCCATTACCGGACACAGTGCTGCGGAATTGATGATGATTCGGGCAGACGCATCAGTGCCCAACATGGGGTTGACCAGCTGGGCTGGAGACCGAATCCATGCCAGTGATGTTACGGTCGCAAAGAACTACCTTAACGAGGAAGAAATCAGCGATTTCAATCGTTTGACTTCCCTGTGCCTGGACTTTGTCGAGGATCAGGCAAAGAACCGCCGTGAGATATTCCTGCATGAGTGGGAAGACAAGCTTAACGAACTGCTTCGTCTCATGGGAAGGCGTGTACTGAAAGGCAAGGGGCAGCGGTCAAAGAAGCAGGCCCAGGCGCATGTCCGGGGACAATACCGGCTTTATGAGGAGCGCCGCAGGCTGGAGGCTGAACATCAGGCGGAACAGGACTATGTGAAAGAACTGGAGCAGGATATCAAAAAGCTGGAGAACAGGAAGGGTCGCAAATAATTTTCACTTCCAGGCCGTTAAACGCTTCGGTATATGGTGATGTATTTTCTTTGAAGAAAGCAGCAGTATTCTATCCCCCCGCACTTTTTGATTTTCTGACACCCATTATTGATGATGGGTTGTTGACACATCGTCATTCTTGAGAAACGGGTAATTTCTGTGCCCGTTTCTGGGCCATGTTCATCAGGAAGCTCATTTGATCCGTGGAGTCCTTACTGATAACATCATTCAATTTCCAGAAAAATTCTGCGAGTTGAGCATCATTGCATTCTTTCTGAATTCTGTCTTCCATGGCAGGAAGCAATAGTTCCTCCTCCCTGGTTTCAGCCGGATAGGTGGCAATGACATCATCAGTGATATTTGACAGGGGCAGTCGGACTTCGTTGAGATACCCCTTATTCAGTTCATCACAGGTTGCCCCCCATTTTTTCATCAATGCATCATATCTCTTCCCGATGATATCGAGGTAATCCATGGCGTCATTGTAGGTCGCAAGGGACAGAATCTCCTTTTCCAGCTCCTGTTTCAGTTCATCCATCTCCTTGAGGCATTGGCGTTGCGCTGTCTCGGCCTTCCGTTCGTATTCCTTAACTTTGCCAAGGTAGTCTTCCAGTTTGTAGTAGGCTCGGATTTTTTTGTACAGAGCATCCTTGAATTCCTGAGATGGCCTGGCTGCCCATTGTTCGGACGGATGGGATGCAGAAGAAGGAACGTCAGTCCGGGACGACTGTTGCCATAGCCATACGCCGGCAAGTACAAGAATGATGACGGCAACAGTGACTGCGGAGGAAACGGTTTTTCTGGTAGCTCCCGTTTTCCGTAGCCCCCTGGGTTTTCCCTGATCCAGCCATTCCTTCCACTGTCCCGCTGTCTGGCAACGCTCTTCAGGCTTGAGCCGCAGATTCCGGTCAATAGATGCCAGTAATTCCCGAGGCCATGGTTGGGAAAATGTCATGCCTGAGAGTGGGACGACATCATCCTGCATCAACCGCCTGTCAGCCGGTTCAGCGGGTGTTCCGGTAATCAGCTCGTACCAGGTTGCGGCCAATGCATAAAAGTCCGTCCATGAACCGATTTTGCCTTTTCCAGTGATTTGTTCCGGGGAGGCGTAGGCGTACGAGAATTCTCCCTGAGTGATCGTACAGGTCACTTCCGGCTTGTTGAGCGCCGCCCCGAAGTCGATCAGAACCGGTAATCCCCGTTCGTCAAAAAGGATGTTGCCGGGCTTGATGTCGCGATGAGAAATCCCCTTGCCATGGAGATAGTCCAGCCCATCCAGAAGGAGCAGGAGCCACTCGACGGTTTGTTCCGTGGTCATCGTACTGTTCCCGTTGGCTACTTCGTCCATGCGTTCCCGCAGCGAACCGCCTTCCAACCACGGCATCACATAGAAGATGCTTCCATGGGACTCGAAGACGTCGTAGACCCGGACGATACGTTCATGGTTCAGGAAAGCCAGCGTCTGCGCCTCCTTGCGGAGAGTATCCATCGCGGCCCGGTACACCTGCTGTGATGCGTGCGGAAGGGGGATAATGGCGCTGGTATCCGGATCGCGGCTACATAGCCCCAACGGAAAACATTCCTTGAGAACGATGTTGCGCCTGAGCTGGCTGTCCCAGGCAATGTAGGTGATGCCGAAACCTCCCTGTCCCAGTACCTTGAGCAACTTGTAATTGCCCAGCAGAGTTCCCGGAGGCAATGCGAAGCCGGAGGCGTCCATACAATCAGGCAAGCGGGGGATTGCCGAGCCTCGGCACTTCGTCGGCCAGGAACTCCTTCAGGGTCTTACCCTGGGAGAAGGCTTTTTTCTCAAGAACCTTGCGAGTATCCGGATCGAGCTTCAGGGTAATCAACGTCTCTTCTTCCACCTGCACCCGGCTCGGGAGAGTCATCGGGAGCTGTTTGATGAGTTCCCGGATGATGTGTTCCTTGGCGGCGGGAATGGGCTTTTTCGCCATCCAGTTGCGGACGGTCGCTTCCGTCACGAAACATCGTTCGGCGAGCCATGCGTAGTCAAAGTTGTTGGCTTTGAGCCACAGCTTGACGTTCATTTTCAGCTCATCCTGGTTCACTCCTGCCATGTTTCGGAATGTAGCACTATCGCTCAGGAATGGCAATACGGTTATACAGCATCCCTATTTTTGAGATTAAACTGAGATTTTCATGTTGACTAAAATCGTAAAAAGGAGATATACAGGCAATGTAAACGAGATGCCGGCAATGAAAAGTATCATCCAGTTCACCTGTCCCCAATGCGGAGGCCATCAACTGATGCTCGTCGAACGAGCCATGCACCGTTCTATCGTCCAGACTCTGGAAACGGACCGACAGGGAGAATTGACTGTCGGTCACAAGGTTCTGGTGGACGATTTGTGCGGGGAACCATTGGGGTATCGCTGTGCGGACTGCCGTCATCCGGATTGCCATGGTCATGATTCATCGGAAGGGTTTCAGTGGCATTCTCTGGAGGAGGTGCAAAGCGCCGGGGGTATTGTCTGGCCGGACGGGATGGAAACGGTAGAGCACAGGT
This is a stretch of genomic DNA from Akkermansia sp. N21116. It encodes these proteins:
- a CDS encoding serine/threonine-protein kinase, whose product is MDASGFALPPGTLLGNYKLLKVLGQGGFGITYIAWDSQLRRNIVLKECFPLGLCSRDPDTSAIIPLPHASQQVYRAAMDTLRKEAQTLAFLNHERIVRVYDVFESHGSIFYVMPWLEGGSLRERMDEVANGNSTMTTEQTVEWLLLLLDGLDYLHGKGISHRDIKPGNILFDERGLPVLIDFGAALNKPEVTCTITQGEFSYAYASPEQITGKGKIGSWTDFYALAATWYELITGTPAEPADRRLMQDDVVPLSGMTFSQPWPRELLASIDRNLRLKPEERCQTAGQWKEWLDQGKPRGLRKTGATRKTVSSAVTVAVIILVLAGVWLWQQSSRTDVPSSASHPSEQWAARPSQEFKDALYKKIRAYYKLEDYLGKVKEYERKAETAQRQCLKEMDELKQELEKEILSLATYNDAMDYLDIIGKRYDALMKKWGATCDELNKGYLNEVRLPLSNITDDVIATYPAETREEELLLPAMEDRIQKECNDAQLAEFFWKLNDVISKDSTDQMSFLMNMAQKRAQKLPVSQE
- a CDS encoding VWA domain-containing protein, producing the protein MSISSSTQPNKQEQLAAMREFSNNTNARLPVLFLLDASSSMNGIVRGDNQHILRQEHSDGINWNIVTGDNIVTRMDELNTGFQRFVSDILADPLAKLAADVAVITFARTTTTVKEFGPIRESDTGLKISTSQENETLLGEAVELALTELDRRKRTYRKHGVEYYQPWLVVMTDGVPTSARHRELEERLKELTAARKLSVFVFGIGRADLSELSCISPGRPPMQVNDQKFPELFAWLSRSVHMVSMSMPGDGVSLTPPPEDVWQV
- a CDS encoding virulence RhuM family protein; its protein translation is MTHLPTEDETPVPGELLLYTSPDGNIRLDLRIHDETLWMTQQMMAELFQTSKQNIGQHIANILQEGELQEEGTVKKFFTVRLEGERQVKRSVIFYNLDMIISVGYRVNSIRGTQFRIWATQRLKEYMIKGFAIDDERLKNPPIPGTTPLPDYFDELLERIRDIRASERRMYLRIKDVFAMAADYMPYGKETTEFFSSIQNKLHYAITGHSAAELMMIRADASVPNMGLTSWAGDRIHASDVTVAKNYLNEEEISDFNRLTSLCLDFVEDQAKNRREIFLHEWEDKLNELLRLMGRRVLKGKGQRSKKQAQAHVRGQYRLYEERRRLEAEHQAEQDYVKELEQDIKKLENRKGRK